One stretch of Pecten maximus unplaced genomic scaffold, xPecMax1.1, whole genome shotgun sequence DNA includes these proteins:
- the LOC117321103 gene encoding large subunit GTPase 1 homolog, producing the protein MGKKKQAGNLGKKLISDRFGKRKAAPRGENFLHTSELQDGYDWGRLNLQSVTEQSNLDDFLSTAELAGTEFTAEKLNITFVDKNKHSGLLTTEQKIEVEELQNKHRNVLKIPRRPAWTSTTTPEELDRQEKDSFLEWRRTLAKLQEVEGIELTPYEKNLDFWRQLWRVIERSDVVVQIVDARNPLLFRCEDLDAYVKEVDPTKISLILINKADYLTPIQRNVWYTYFKERGVQVAFWSALEETARQNEEKENEEQKDMDQLEEEEEEEEEEDSEDDDEMDDNSESFQSETNQVSNEVTERLQTDRVVSGTEKEGTFIDTEKDMDTVTTDSEITQSQGNSEDSTTVLMDSDASLTDDTQAGAVGGECDDCGGENDESSDFSEGGGKILNGLELLEVFRSLHTGKKCQEGQTTIGMVGYPNVGKSSSINAILRTKKVPVSATPGRTKHFQTLYVESDLMLCDCPGLVFPSFVSTKAELVINGILPIDQMRDHVPPTSLICQLIPKSILEETYSINLPEPAEGEDPNRCPTAGELLNVYGYMRGYMTANGLPDCPRTSRYILKDFVHGKLLYCYPPPDVDVETFHPTRTTVTSKKRAPDNTPMSVPNRLDREFFAKADPKIHSKGSRNVPNYVRIEGLTQVGAGSSVESSQTSSPYGSMQTLNIEKPWKKHNNRGKKEKLRKTFHHLDDVGKY; encoded by the exons ATGGGGAAGAAGAAACAAGCAGGGAATCTGGGAAAGAAACTGATCAGTGATAGATTTGGAAAACGAAAAGCTGCACCAAGGGGAGAAAACTTT CTCCATACCAGTGAACTGCAAGATGGGTATGACTGGGGACGTCTTAACCTCCAGTCTGTCACAGAACAGAGTAACCTTGATGATTTCCTTAGTACAGCAGAACTAGCAGGAACAGAGTTCACTGCAg agaAGCTGAACATAACATTTgtagataaaaacaaacattcagGACTGTTGACGACTGAGCAGAAAATAGAGGTTGAAGAATTGCAGAATAAGCATAGAAATGTACTCAAAATTCCAAGAAG ACCTGCCTGGACCAGTACCACAACACCAGAGGAACTAGATCGCCAAGAGAAAGACTCATTCTTGGAATGGAGGAGGACGTTAGCAAA ACTACAAGAAGTAGAGGGTATTGAATTGACACcgtatgaaaaaaatcttgacTTCTGGCGTCAGCTTTGGCGAGTTATCGAAAGAAG TGATGTAGTGGTTCAGATCGTCGATGCCAGAAACCCGTTGTTGTTTCGCTGTGAGGATCTGGACGCTTATGTCAAGGAGGTAGATCCAACAAAGATTAGTTTGATTCTGATCAACAAGGCAGACTACCTAACACCAATACAAAG aaatgtatgGTACACATATTTTAAAGAGAGAGGAGTGCAAGTGGCATTTTGGTCGGCACTGGAGGAGACTGCACGTCAAAATGAG GAGAAAGAAAATGAAGAACAGAAGGACATGGATCAGTTAGAagaggaagaggaggaggaggaggaggaggatagtgaagatgatgatgagatGGACGATAACAGCGAAAGTTTTCAAAGTGAAACGAACCAAGTGTCAAACGAAGTTACAGAAAGACTGCAGACTGATCGTGTTGTTAGTGGTACAGAAAAGGAAGGTACATTTATTGATACAGAAAAGGACATGGATACAGTAACTACGGACAGTGAGATCACCCAATCACAAGGAAATTCCGAGGACAGTACGACAGTTCTCATGGACAGTGATGCCAGTTTAACTGACGATACACAAGCGGGTGCCGTAGGTGGTGAATGTGATGACTGTGGTGGGGAAAACGATGAATCCTCAGACTTCTCAGAAGGCGGAGGGAAAATTCTGAATGGGTTAGAGTTACTTGAAGTATTTAGATCTCTCCATACAGGAAAAAAGTGCCAGGAAGGACAGACAACTATTGGAATG GTTGGTTATCCAAATGTTGGCAAGAGTTCTAGTATCAATGCTATCCTGAGGACGAAGAAGGTTCCCGTGTCAGCTACTCCAGGACGGACTAAACATTTTCAG ACCCTGTATGTGGAATCAGACCTAATGCTGTGTGACTGCCCAGGACTTGTCTTCCCCTCCTTTGTCTCCACGAAGGCTGAGCTGGTAATCAACGGGATCCTTCCGATTGATCAGATGCGGGACCATGTGCCTCCAACATCTCTT ATTTGTCAACTGATCCCAAAATCCATCCTTGAGGAGACCTACTCCATCAACCTGCCTGAACCAGCTGAAGGAGAGGATCCAAATCGTTGTCCGACAGCTGGTGAACTCCTCAATGTGTACGGAT ACATGCGAGGCTACATGACAGCGAATGGACTTCCAGATTGCCCAAGAACATCACGATATATCCTCAAGGATTTCGTCCAT GGAAAGCTGTTGTACTGTTATCCACCACCAGACGTAGATGTGGAGACTTTCCACCCGACACGTACCACGGTTACCTCGAAGAAAAGAGCCCCTGATAAT ACCCCAATGTCAGTTCCAAATAGACTTGACAGGGAGTTTTTTGCCAAG GCCGATCCAAAGATTCATTCCAAAGGCAGTAGGAATGTACCAAACTATGTGCGGATTGAAGGTCTGACCCAGGTGGGAGCTGGGTCGAGTGTTGAGTCCAGTCAAACATCTTCTCCATATGGCAGTATGCAAACTCTCAACATTGAAAAACCGTggaaaaaacacaacaacagagGGAAAAAGGAAAAGCTAAGGAAAACTTTTCACCATCTCGATGATGTTGGAAAATACTGA